A stretch of DNA from Micromonospora sp. NBC_01813:
TCCGCTGCGCCATCCCGCCGCCTTCCGCTCGTGTGCGGACCAGTTAACCGGATCAATGTGACGGGCTGGCGAATCATCGCCGAACGTCTGGGCGTCGGCCGTCCGGGCGTACCGCGATGGTCAACTGGCGCGCTACCCTCAGTGGCGCGGTCGTCGATGCCCGCCTGGTCCATCATCACCGAGCCGCCGGCCAGTACGATGTCCTGCGGAGCGCCGGGCGCTGGTGGGCACTTTCGTTCGGACATCTGACAGGGTCGGCCGGTCGGCCGGTTCAGGGGAGAGACTAGCCTCATGGGCGTGACACGCCGCGCAAAGATCGTTTGTACGCTTGGCCCTGCGACATCGTCCCCGGAGCGCATCCGGGGTCTGGTGGAGGCGGGGATGGATGTGGCCCGGCTGAACTTCAGCCACGGTAGCCACGACGACCACCAGCAGGTTTACCACCTGGTCCGGGAGGCCGCAGAGGCATCCGGGCGTGCCGTCGCCGTCCTCGCCGACCTGCAGGGCCCCAAGATCCGTCTCGGTCGGTTCGCCGACGGGCCACACGAGTGGCGCACCGGCGACTCGGTCGTCATCACCAGCGAGGACATCCTCGGCACCCGGGAGCGGGTCTCCTGCACCTACAGCAAGCTGCCGCAGGAGGTACGCCCCGGTGACCGGCTGCTGATCGACGACGGCAAGGTCGCCGTCGAGGTCAGCGCGGTCGACGGGCCCGACATCCGGGTGCTGGTCGTCGAGGGCGGGCCGGTCTCCAACAACAAGGGCGTCTCGCTGCCGAACGTCGCGGTCAGTGTGCCGGCCATGTCGGACAAGGACGCCGAGGACCTGCGGTTCGCGCTCAGGCTCGGCGCCGACATGATCGCGTTGTCCTTCGTGCGGTCGCCGGAGGACATCAAGCTGGTCCACGCGATCATGGACGAGGAGGGTGTGCGTCGCCCCGTACTGGCCAAGGTCGAGAAGCCCGAGGCGGTCACCCACCTGGAGGCCATCGTCGACGCGTTCGACGGGGTGATGGTCGCCCGGGGTGACCTCGGCGTCGAGTTGCCACTCGACGAGGTGCCGCTGGTGCAGAAGCGGGCCGTGCAGCTGTGCCGGGAGGACGCCAAGCCGGTCATCGTGGCCACCCAGATGCTCGACTCCATGATCGAGAACTCCCGGCCCACCCGGGCGGAGGCCTCGGACGTGGCGAACGCCGTACTCGACGGCACCGACGCGGTGATGCTCTCCGGCGAGACCAGCGTCGGCAAGTATCCCGTTCTCACCGTCAGCACCATGGCCAAGATCGTCACGACGACCGAGAACGGCTCGATCTCGGTGCCCCGGCTGCAGCACGACCCCCGTACCCACGGGGGTGCGCTGACCTCGGCCGCGTCGCAGATCGCGCGGGCGATCAACGCCAAGGCGCTGGTTGCCTTCACCCAGACGGGTGACACCGTGCGCCGGCTCTCCCGGCTGCACTGCGACCTGCCGCTGCTGGCCTTCACCCCGGTGGCCGAGGTGCGTGACCAGCTGGCCCTGTCCTGGGGGGTGGAAACCTTCCTGATGCCGTTCGTGCAGCACACCGACGACATGTTTCGCCAGGTGGACCAGGCGATGCTCGGTCTCGGCCTGGCCAACCCCGGCGAGTACGTGGTGATCGTCGCCGGTAGCCCGGTCGGCACTCCCGGCTCCACCAACACCCTGCGGGTGCACCAGCTCGGCAGCCTCGTCGACGTCGCGGCGGCCCGGGCCTTGCAGTGACGGTAGGTGCTCAACCGCCGGTCGGGCAGTCCCCGGCCGGCGGTGGTTCCCACCCCGGGGTGCCGGCGGAGTCCGGGCCGGTCAGCGGCCAGGCCGCCGTCGACTACCTGCTGGAAGTGCTCGACCTGGCGCGGACCGGCCCGGCCGCGTTTCGCGGGATCAGCCCGAAGGTCGGGCCGCAGCGGGTCTTCGGCGGGCAGGTCGCCGGCCAGGCGCTGGTGGCCGCCGGCCGCACCGTCGACCCCGAGCGACTGGTCCACTCCCTGCACGGCTACTTCGTCCGCCCTGGCGACGGCTCCCAGCCGATCGACTACGAGGTGGAGAACATCCGCGACGGCCGGTCCTTCTCAGTCCGCCGTTCGGTCGCGTACCAGCACGGCAAGCCGATCTTCTTCATGTCCGCGTCGTTCCACCGGCCCGAGGAGGGTCTGGAGCATCAGGCCCCGCAGCCGCCCGACGTGCCGGCGCCGGACGCCGTGCCGACGATGGCGCAGCGACTCGCCCGCTATCCCGAGCGGCTCGGCGTCTGGGCGGTGATTCCCCGCCCGATGGATGTCCGGTACGTCGGGGAGCCGGGCCTGGTCGCGCCGGGTGACCGGCCTGCCGACCCGTACCAGCGGGTCTGGATCCGGGTGGACGGCAAACTGCCCGACGACCCGTTGCTGCACGCCTGCGTGCTTACCTACGCCTCCGACCTGACGCTGCTCGACTCGGTGCTGTCCGTGCACGGCGAGGTGTGGGGGCCGGGGGGAGTGGCTGGCGCGAGCCTGGACCACGCGTTGTGGTTCCACCGGCCGTTCCGCGCCGACGAGTGGTTCCTCTACGACTGCTGGAGCCCGTCCGCCGCTGGTGGGCGGGGTCTGGCCACTGGCCGGATGTTCACCCGCGACGGTCGGCACATCGCCAGCGCGGTCCAGGAAGGTCTGGTCCGCCGGATCGGCGGCTGACCTGATCGGCAGGACCGGTTCAGGTCGAGGACGGCCGGCCGGTATGAAACTGGAAACCGTGCCGTAACCTGACAGGTATGCGCCTTTCCGCTCGGGTCGACTATGCGCTTCGTGCCGTCGCCGAGTTGGCGCTGGCGGCGACCTCGCCGCCGAGGGCGGTGCTCACCGCCGAGCAGGTCGCCCGGTCCCAGGGCATTCCGCCCAAGTTCCTGGAGAGCATCATGCTGCAGTTGCGCCGGGCTGGCGTGGTGCAGTCGCAGCGTGGGCCCGACGGCGGCTACTGGCTCGCCCGCCCCGCCGAGGAGATCAACCTCGCCGAGATCATCCGGGTGATCGACGGCCCGTTGGCGAACGTGCGTGGGCATCGGCCGGAGGACCTCGGCTACCAGGGACCGGCCGCGGCGCTGCAGGAGGTCTGGATCGCGCTACGGGCCAGCGAGCGGGAGATCCTCGAGTCGGTCTCGGTCGCCGACGTCGCCACCGGGAAGCTCCCGGACCGGGTGCGTGACCTGACCGCGGATCCCCGCGCCTGGAGCTGATTCGTCCTACCGCACCGACGGCTGGGGCAGCCCTCGCGGTTTCGGTGTGCGATCGACTGTTGACAACGCGCCGTCGCTGCGCAATTCTCTACTAAGTCTGTAGGTTTGATTGCAGAAGTAGGTGGAGTATGCGCAAGCTGCTGATCCTCGCACTGGTGGGACTGGTCGCCCAGTTGGTCGACGGCGCGTTGGGGATGGCCTACGGGGTCACCTCGACCACCCTGCTGCTGCTCGCCGGAGTGGCGCCGGCCTCGGCCAGCGCCTCGGTGCACCTGGCCGAGATCGGCACCACCCTCGCCTCCGGCACGGCGCACTGGCGATTCGGCAACGTCGACTGGCGGGTGGTGGCGCGCATCGCCGTGCCGGGTGCGGTGGGCGCGTTCGCCGGCGCCACCGTACTGAGTTCGATCTCCACCGAGGCCGCCGCCCCGTGGATGGCCGGCATCCTGCTCGCGCTCGGCACCTACCTGCTGATCCGCTTCGCCCGGCCGGTCGCGGCCCGGCGCAGCCGCCGGCCGCTGCGTAGCCGCTTCCTCGCCCCGCTCGGGTTGACCGCCGGGTTCATCGACGCCACCGGGGGCGGCGGCTGGGGCCCGGTCGCCACCCCGGCGCTGCTGGTCTCCGGGCGGATGGAGCCCCGCAAGGTGATCGGCTCGGTCGACACCTCGGAGTTCCTGGTCGCCGTGGCGGCCAGCCTCGGGTTCCTGATCGGCCTCGGCTCGCAGGGCTTCATCTTCCCGATCGTCGGTGCGCTGCTGGTCGGTGGCCTGATCGCCGCGCCGATCGCCGCCTACCTGGTGCGGATCGTGCCGGCGCAGCTGCTCGGTGCCGCCGTCGGCGGGCTCATCGTGCTGACCAACTCCCGTACCCTGATGCGGGTCTTCGACGTGCCCGACGGTGCCCGCTACGCCGTCTACCTGGCGGTGGTCGCGGCCTGGGTGTTCGCCTTCTGGCTGGCGCTACGGGTGCTGCGGCGCACCACCCGCTCCGAGCCCACCCCCACCCCCACCCCCGCCACTCATGATCGCGACGATCTTGCACTTATCGATGGACAAAAGGGATAGAAGCTCTCGATAACTGCAAGATCGTCGGGGATCTAGGGGCGGAGTAGGTCGGTGGCGGCGTCGGTGATCAGCTCCCAGGCCGCTGCGACGTGGCGTCGTTCGGTACGCGGCGCGCCCACCGCCAACCGCAGGGTGAACCGACCGTCGACCCGGGTGTGGGTCAGGAACACCTGGCCGCTCGCGTTGATCCGGTCCAGCAGGGACTCGTTGACCTGGTCGACCAGCGCAGCGTCGGCTTGGTTCGGCTGATCGCGCAACCGGAAGCAGACCAACGAGAACGGCCCCGGCGTCACCACCTCGAACCGGTCGTCGGCGCGTACCTGTTCAGCGAACCAGGACGCGTGCGCCACCCCGCAACGGACGTGCGCCCGCAGGCCCTGCGCGCCGTAGCCGCGCAGCACGAACCACAGCTTCAACGCGCGGAACCGCCGGCCCAACGGCACCTGCCAGTCCCGGTAGTCGACCACCGCACCCGAGTCGGTGACGGCGTTGCGCAGATACTCCGGCATCACCGTCAACGCCTCGACCAGCTCCGCCCGGTCCGCCACCCAGAACGCGTCACAGTCGAAGCCGGTGAGCAGCCACTTGTGCGGATCGAAGCAGTACGAGTCCGCCCGTTCCAGCCCGGCATGCGTCCAGCGCAACTCCGGACAGACCGCCGCCGCACCGGCATAGGCGGCGTCCACGTGCAGCCACACCCCGTACTCGGCACAGATCTCGCCGATCTCCGCGACCGGGTCGATGGCGGTGGTGGAGGTGGTGCCGATGGTGGCCACCACGATCGCCGGTCGCCGGCCGGCCGCCAGGTCCGCGTTCAGCGCCGAACGCAGCGCGTCCGGGCGCATCGCCAGCGTCCGCGGATCGACCTCGACCAGCCGTACGCCACGTTCGCCGATGCCCGCGATCCGGGCCGCCTTCTCGATCGACGAATGCCCCTGCGTCGAGGTGTAGACGGTGTATCCGTGGCTGGCGGTGCCGGCGTCGCGCCAGGTACCGCCGCTCGCCCGGTGCACCGCGACCAGGGTGGCCACCAGCGTCGCCGACGACGCCGAGTCCTGGATGACGCCGCCCCCGGCATGGTGGGAACGGAACCGGTCCGGCAGGTCCAGCAGCTGGGCCAGCCAGTCCAGCATCACGGTCTCCACCTCGGTGCAGGCCGGGCTGGTGGTCCACAGCATGCCCTGGACGCCGAGCCCGGCGCTGACCAGGTCGCCCAGCACGCTCGGTGCCGAGGTGTTGGCCGGGAAGTAGCCGAAGAAGCCGGGATGCTGCCAGTGGGTCAGGCCGGGGACCACCACCCGGTCCAGGTCGGCGAGGATCGCGTCGAACGGCTCGCCCTGCTCCGGTGGCGCCGCCGGCAGCGCCCGGGTGACCGCGCCGGGCGGCGTCGCCGCCAGCACCGGGTGCTTCTCCAACGACTGCCAGTAGTCGGCGATCCAGTCGACGACCGCGTGTCCGGCCCGACGGAACTCGTCCGTCGACAGGTGACCGCCGGCCGGCGGCTGGTCCGATCCGCCCGGGTGCCCGGCCGGCGGCTGGTCCGATCCCTGCGCGTGCGCTGCCATCCGCCGAGTCGATCAAGAATCGGTACGGCAGGCAAGCACTTCACGTGGGTCGGCCGGGGTGGGTCGACCGGCACCGGTGCTGGCGGCCCGCGACATCGGGCGAGCCGGGCGCGGCACGGTGGCGACGCTGGCCGGCGGGACGTGCGCCGGTGCCGTGCTGGCCCGTACGGTGAGCCTCGGGTCGAGCAGCGTGGCACCGGGGACGGTCTCCCCGGCGACCTTGCGCATCAGCAGGCTCACCGCCTGGCGGCCGACCTCCTCCGCCGGGATCAGCACCGACGTCAACGTCGGGCCGGACCGCTCGGCCACCTCGTCCGGGCAGATCGCCACCACAGAGATGTCGTCAGGCACCCGCCGGCCGAGCGTCGGCAACGCGGCCATCACATGACCGACGGCGGCCTCGTTGTGCACCACCAGCCCGGTCAGCCCGGGATGGCGGTGCAGCAACCCGGCCAGCTCACGGCGTACCGCGTCGTAGCTCTCCTCGCAGGGTTGGGCCACGGCGAGAACGTCGTGCCCGGCGGCCGTCTCGACGCAGCCGGCCCGGGTCCGGTGGGCGAAGCCGGTCTCCCGTTCGTACACCACCGCCGGCGCGCCGAGCAGGGCGATCTCACGGTGCCCGAGGGTGACCAGATGGTCGACGCACACCGCGCCGGCCCGATAGAAGTCGAGGTCCACACAGGTCAGCCCGTGTGCCTCGGCGGGAAACCCGATCAGCACGCTGGGGCGTTCGAGCTCGCGCAGCATCGGCACCCGGGGGTCACGCATCTCGACGTCCATCACCACGATGCCGTCGACCATGGCGCTCGCCGCGATCCGGCGTAGCCCGGACGGTCCTTCGTCCGCGGTGACCAGCAGGACGTCGTGGTCGAACTGTCGGGCGGTGGTCACCACGCTGGTGGCGAACTGCATCAGCACCGGCAGGTGCATCCCGGTACGCAGCGGCAGCACCAGGGCGATCACGTTCGCCCGTCGGCTGGCCAGGGCGCGGGCACCGGCGTGCGGGTGGTAGCCGAGGGCGTGGATGCTGGCCAGCACGCGTTCCCGGGTGGTCGCCGAGATCGCCCGCTTGCCGCTGAGCACATAGGACACCGTGCTGACCGCGACGCCGGCGTGCCGGGCCACGTCGGCGATCGTCACCATGTCGGCGCGCTTGCCGGCGGCGGGGGTCGGACCGCCGCTGGTCGACCGTGACGGAGTGGACACTAGGCTCCTCCATCCTTGTCTGCGACCGGGCCACCCTTGTCTGCGACCGGGCCACCCTTGTCTGCGACCGGGCCACTTCCGATGGCACCAGCGAAACTCAGGTAGCTCACCGTAGCGCCTGCGGTACTGAATAGCAGATACAGGTCTCGTATTCCGGACACACCGTGCAGTTCCGCCCGCACCTCGGCCCAGTCGTGCCGGCCGCCTGTCGCGGGTACCGGCAGCGTACCGGCCACCGGTCCGACCAGCGGGTCGTCCAGCCGCAGGGTCACCGTCGAACCGCTGGACTGCGCGTCGGTGGCGTGATGGGCGACCCGGGCGGTGACCGCCGTCGGGCCGCAGCCGAAGTCGACGTCGGCGAACGCGAGCCAGCCACCGTCCTCGGCGGCGACGACCGTGGCCCGCCCGCCCGCCTGGTCGGTCGGCACCATGCCGGCGTAGTCGTCGTTGTCCGCCGCCCACAACGGACCGGCCATCGGGTCGCGGGGGCCGATCTGCTCACCGCGTACGACCAGGGTCGCGGTGGCCAGCAGGTCGGCGCTGGAGCGGCCGACCGCCACCGTGTGCCGGGCGTCCTCCACCACCAGGCGGTCCTGGGTGACGTCCCAGGTGGCCAGGTCGGCGGCGGCCAACCGGAGCCGGACGGTCGTCTCCGTACCCGGGGCCAACCTGATCTTGCCGAAGCCGCGGAGCTGGCGTAGCGGTTGCTTCACCCGGGAGTGTCGTTGCCGGGTGTAGAGCTGCACCACCTCGGTCCCGTGGCGGGTGCCGGTGTTGCGTACCGTGACGCTCACCTCGACCTCCCCGTCGGCCGCCACCTCGTCGGCGGAGAGCACCAGGTCGCGGTACTCGAAGGTGCTGAAGCTCAGCCCGTGGCCGAACGGGTACAGCGGCTCGCCGCGGAAATAGAGGTACGTGGCGTCCGAGGCGATGATGTCGTAGTCGAGCAGGTCGGGCAGGTCCGCGGCGCTGCGGTACCAGGTCTGGGTCAACCGCCCGCCCGGGTCGGCGTCGCCGCAGAGCACCTCCGCCAGCCCGGTGCCGTGCTCCTGGCCACCGTGCGACGACCAGACGATCGCCGGCACGTGCCGGTCGGCCCAGTCCACCGCGTACGGGTAGCTGCTGGTGAGCACCAGCACGGTACGCGGATTCGCCGCGTACACCGCCCGCAGCAGCGTCTCCTGCGCTTCGGGCAGCGCGAGGTCGGTGCGGTCCTCGGTCTCCCGACCGCAGACCATCGGATGGTTGCCGAGTACCACCACCGCCACGTCGGCGTCGCGGGCCAGTGCGGCCGCTTCCCGGGCACCGTCGCTGACCGGTTCGACGGTGAACGACGCGGCCGCGTCGATGCTGGTGGCGTCGGCGCGCACCAACCCGTCGGGGTCGATCACGACGTACCGGTCCCGGGCCAGATGGTGCAGCGCCTGCCGGCCACTGCCGGTGCGTACCAACCGGAACGTCTCGTTGACCACCCAGCCGCCGGGCCCGGTACGGTCGTTGATCAGCACCCCGTCGTCGCCGGCCGCCAGGTAGCGGCCGTTGGCCACGCTGCGCAGGGCGATCACACCGTCGCCCCAGCTGAAGACGTCGAACCAGCTGTCCGGGACCGCCTCCGGGGCGGTGGCCAGCAGCGGGCCGCCCGCCGGCGCGTCGCTGGCCCGCAGGTAGGTGGTGCCGGCGCCGATCCGCAGCGCGATCCGGTCGACGCCCTCGTGGTGGGTGACGGTCGTCCCGGCCAGCCGGGTGGCGAGCCCGGCGCGTGGGGTGACCGCGTACGGCAGCGTGCCGGAGTACCAGTCGGTGTGGGCGGTGTCGGCCAGCGGCCCGAGAACCGCGATCCGCCGGATACCGGCCGGGTCCAGTGGCAGCAGCGGCGTCCCACCGGCCCGTGCCGGCTCGTTGCGCAGCAGCACCACCGACTCGCGGACCGCTATCCGGGCGAACTCCTGGTGTGCCGGGCAGTTGACGACGTCGGTGCCGGTCGCCGCGTACGGGTTTGCCTCGATCGGGTCGAGATCGCCGAGTCGGATCCGGATGGCGAGGATGCGCCGGACCGCGTCGTCGATGTCCGCCTCGTTGAGCAGCCCCTGGGCCAGTGCGGCGCTGATCCGCCCGATCGTCGGGGCCGAGTCGGCGTCGTCCTCGGTGAAGCTGTCGATCCCGGCCCGCAGCGCCGCCGCGTAGCCGGCGACGTGGTCCGGGTGGTAGCCCTGGGCGCCGGCGATGTTGGTGGCCGCCCCCGCGTCGCCGACGACCAGGACGTCGTCGGCGCTCCACCGGCGCAACTCGTCGTTGATCAGTGGGCTCAGATGCGCCGGACGTCCGTTGACCAGGTTGTACGAGGCCATCACGGCGACCGCCGCGCCGGCGGCGATCGGTGCCCGGAAGGCGGGCAGTTCGTATTCGTGCAACACCCGGGGCGGCAGGTTGCTGCTGGTGGTGGCCCGGTCGGTCTCGTTGTTGTAGCCGAGGAAGTGTTTCAGGGTGGGCGCCGTCCGCAGGTAGCGCGGGTGGTCGCCGCGCAACCCGAGCGCGTACGCGGTGGCCAGCTCCCCGGTCAGCCACGGGTCCTCGGCGTACCCCTCCTCGTTGCGACCCCAGCGCGGATCACGCAGCGGGTTGACCACGGGTGCCCACACGTTCAACCCGGCGCCGCCGGGGTCCTTGTGGTGCAGGGCGCGTACCTCGTCGCCGACCGCCTCGCCGATCTCCCGAAGCAGGTCCGGATCCCAGGTGGAGCCGAGCCCGATCGCCTGGGGGAAGACGGTTGCCGGCCCGAGCCAGGCCACGCCGTGCAGGGCCTCGGTGCCGGTACGGAAGCCGGGCAGTCCGAGCCGGGGAACCGGCGGCTGGTGCTGGTGCAGCAGGGCGATCTTCTCGTCCAGGGTCAGCCGGTCGAGCAGGTCGGTGACCCGGGCGCGGACGGGCTGTTCAGGGTCGCGGAACGGGCTGTCGCTCATGTGGATCGCCTTCCGGGGTCGGCAATGGGCGCCCGTTTCGGGAGACCCTGGCGGCTGGTGAGTCGCTCAGGTCGCCTGTGCCGCGGGCACGCGGGGGTGCGAAGTGGAGGCAGGTCGCCTGCCCGGGAAGCGTTGGCTCGAAGCGCTTCGACGACCGGCTGAAAAACGCTCCACCGTTGACACGGTTTCACACGTGTTAACCGCGGAGCCCTTCGAGGTTGACATCCATCAGTGTGGGCGGTCAAGGCCTCACCGTGACGAATTGACGTCAGTCAGCGGCTTTGTTCGTTGGGGAGGGCATCCGCCCGTCGTCGATCGCGGCGATGGCCCGGGCCGCGCCGCCGATCGCCGCCGCGCCGCCGGCGAGCGTGGACGCCGTCAGCTGGGTGCCGCCGGCCTGCGGCGCCACCGTACGGGCGGCGAGTTGGGCCTGTGCCGCCGGCAGCAGCCACGGCGCGAGCGGCACGAAGTAGCCGCCGAGCAGCACCACTTCCGGGTTGATCAGATTGGCCAGGATCGACACCCCGGTGCCGAGATGCCGGCCGATCTCCGCCAGGGCGGTCAGGGTGGCCGGATCCTCGGCGCGGGCGGCCGCCCGTACCCGGTCGATCTCCGGAGCGAAGTCGGTGACCGGGCCGTCGGCCTCGGCGTCCGGCAGCACCCGGCGGATCAGGGCCGGGATGCCGGCGAGTGCCTCCAGGCAGCCGTTGGCACCGCACCGGCACGGCGGGCCGGCCGGATCGAGCTGGAGGTGCCCGATCTCGCCGGTGAAGCCGCGGGCACCGTGCAACAGTCGACCGTCGACGACCAGGCCGGCGCCGATACCCGCGCCGCCGGTGAGGTGCACCAGGTTGGCCGTGCCGGCGTGCTGGCCGTGCCGCTGTTCGGCCAGCGCGGCCAGCTGGGCGTCGTTGTCCACCACGACCTCGTAGTCGGGGTTGCGCAGTGCCCGCTGCAGGTCGGCGCGCAGGTCGACGTCGCTCCAGCCGAGCTCGGGACAGCGGCTGACCCGACCGTCGTGGTCGACCAGGCCGGGTACCCCGACGGTCAGCCCGAGCACCTGTCGGCCCTGGCGCACCACCCGGGCGGCGGCCCGGCTGGCCAGCGCGGCCACCGTGCTGGCGGCCCGGCCCGGGGTGGCGGCCAGGCCGGTGAAGGCGCGTTGCCAGGAGAGCACCTCGCCGCCGGCGAGGTCGAGGGCCACCGCGGTCAGGTGGTCGGCGCTGATCTCGATGCCGATCGCGGCGTAGGCGTCGCCGTCGATGACCAGCATGGTGGCGGGCCGGCCGATGCGGTGCTCGGTGAGCCCGGTCTCGCGGACCAGCCGCCGGTCGATCAGGTCGGCGACCAGGCTGGACACGGTGGCCTTGTTGAGCCCGGTGGCGGCCGCGATGTCCGCCCGGGAGCAGGGCGCGTGGACGCGGACGTAGCGCAACACGACGGCGAGGTTGGTGGCGCGTACATCGGTGAGGTCCGCCGGCTGCGGGCCGCTCTGCATGGTGATCACGTTACGCCCCGGCTGCCAGCCGGACGGGGCGACCCACGGGCAGCTGGGAGCGTATCGGGAGGGCTCCGCCGCAGGGTCGGCGGCAGCTGATGGTTCCCGTCACGTCGGCCTCCCTTGTGGCACC
This window harbors:
- the pyk gene encoding pyruvate kinase, coding for MGVTRRAKIVCTLGPATSSPERIRGLVEAGMDVARLNFSHGSHDDHQQVYHLVREAAEASGRAVAVLADLQGPKIRLGRFADGPHEWRTGDSVVITSEDILGTRERVSCTYSKLPQEVRPGDRLLIDDGKVAVEVSAVDGPDIRVLVVEGGPVSNNKGVSLPNVAVSVPAMSDKDAEDLRFALRLGADMIALSFVRSPEDIKLVHAIMDEEGVRRPVLAKVEKPEAVTHLEAIVDAFDGVMVARGDLGVELPLDEVPLVQKRAVQLCREDAKPVIVATQMLDSMIENSRPTRAEASDVANAVLDGTDAVMLSGETSVGKYPVLTVSTMAKIVTTTENGSISVPRLQHDPRTHGGALTSAASQIARAINAKALVAFTQTGDTVRRLSRLHCDLPLLAFTPVAEVRDQLALSWGVETFLMPFVQHTDDMFRQVDQAMLGLGLANPGEYVVIVAGSPVGTPGSTNTLRVHQLGSLVDVAAARALQ
- a CDS encoding acyl-CoA thioesterase; its protein translation is MPAESGPVSGQAAVDYLLEVLDLARTGPAAFRGISPKVGPQRVFGGQVAGQALVAAGRTVDPERLVHSLHGYFVRPGDGSQPIDYEVENIRDGRSFSVRRSVAYQHGKPIFFMSASFHRPEEGLEHQAPQPPDVPAPDAVPTMAQRLARYPERLGVWAVIPRPMDVRYVGEPGLVAPGDRPADPYQRVWIRVDGKLPDDPLLHACVLTYASDLTLLDSVLSVHGEVWGPGGVAGASLDHALWFHRPFRADEWFLYDCWSPSAAGGRGLATGRMFTRDGRHIASAVQEGLVRRIGG
- a CDS encoding RrF2 family transcriptional regulator, which translates into the protein MRLSARVDYALRAVAELALAATSPPRAVLTAEQVARSQGIPPKFLESIMLQLRRAGVVQSQRGPDGGYWLARPAEEINLAEIIRVIDGPLANVRGHRPEDLGYQGPAAALQEVWIALRASEREILESVSVADVATGKLPDRVRDLTADPRAWS
- a CDS encoding sulfite exporter TauE/SafE family protein, with amino-acid sequence MRKLLILALVGLVAQLVDGALGMAYGVTSTTLLLLAGVAPASASASVHLAEIGTTLASGTAHWRFGNVDWRVVARIAVPGAVGAFAGATVLSSISTEAAAPWMAGILLALGTYLLIRFARPVAARRSRRPLRSRFLAPLGLTAGFIDATGGGGWGPVATPALLVSGRMEPRKVIGSVDTSEFLVAVAASLGFLIGLGSQGFIFPIVGALLVGGLIAAPIAAYLVRIVPAQLLGAAVGGLIVLTNSRTLMRVFDVPDGARYAVYLAVVAAWVFAFWLALRVLRRTTRSEPTPTPTPATHDRDDLALIDGQKG
- a CDS encoding pyridoxal-dependent decarboxylase, whose protein sequence is MAAHAQGSDQPPAGHPGGSDQPPAGGHLSTDEFRRAGHAVVDWIADYWQSLEKHPVLAATPPGAVTRALPAAPPEQGEPFDAILADLDRVVVPGLTHWQHPGFFGYFPANTSAPSVLGDLVSAGLGVQGMLWTTSPACTEVETVMLDWLAQLLDLPDRFRSHHAGGGVIQDSASSATLVATLVAVHRASGGTWRDAGTASHGYTVYTSTQGHSSIEKAARIAGIGERGVRLVEVDPRTLAMRPDALRSALNADLAAGRRPAIVVATIGTTSTTAIDPVAEIGEICAEYGVWLHVDAAYAGAAAVCPELRWTHAGLERADSYCFDPHKWLLTGFDCDAFWVADRAELVEALTVMPEYLRNAVTDSGAVVDYRDWQVPLGRRFRALKLWFVLRGYGAQGLRAHVRCGVAHASWFAEQVRADDRFEVVTPGPFSLVCFRLRDQPNQADAALVDQVNESLLDRINASGQVFLTHTRVDGRFTLRLAVGAPRTERRHVAAAWELITDAATDLLRP
- a CDS encoding LacI family DNA-binding transcriptional regulator → MSTPSRSTSGGPTPAAGKRADMVTIADVARHAGVAVSTVSYVLSGKRAISATTRERVLASIHALGYHPHAGARALASRRANVIALVLPLRTGMHLPVLMQFATSVVTTARQFDHDVLLVTADEGPSGLRRIAASAMVDGIVVMDVEMRDPRVPMLRELERPSVLIGFPAEAHGLTCVDLDFYRAGAVCVDHLVTLGHREIALLGAPAVVYERETGFAHRTRAGCVETAAGHDVLAVAQPCEESYDAVRRELAGLLHRHPGLTGLVVHNEAAVGHVMAALPTLGRRVPDDISVVAICPDEVAERSGPTLTSVLIPAEEVGRQAVSLLMRKVAGETVPGATLLDPRLTVRASTAPAHVPPASVATVPRPARPMSRAASTGAGRPTPADPREVLACRTDS
- a CDS encoding glycoside hydrolase family 3 C-terminal domain-containing protein, yielding MSDSPFRDPEQPVRARVTDLLDRLTLDEKIALLHQHQPPVPRLGLPGFRTGTEALHGVAWLGPATVFPQAIGLGSTWDPDLLREIGEAVGDEVRALHHKDPGGAGLNVWAPVVNPLRDPRWGRNEEGYAEDPWLTGELATAYALGLRGDHPRYLRTAPTLKHFLGYNNETDRATTSSNLPPRVLHEYELPAFRAPIAAGAAVAVMASYNLVNGRPAHLSPLINDELRRWSADDVLVVGDAGAATNIAGAQGYHPDHVAGYAAALRAGIDSFTEDDADSAPTIGRISAALAQGLLNEADIDDAVRRILAIRIRLGDLDPIEANPYAATGTDVVNCPAHQEFARIAVRESVVLLRNEPARAGGTPLLPLDPAGIRRIAVLGPLADTAHTDWYSGTLPYAVTPRAGLATRLAGTTVTHHEGVDRIALRIGAGTTYLRASDAPAGGPLLATAPEAVPDSWFDVFSWGDGVIALRSVANGRYLAAGDDGVLINDRTGPGGWVVNETFRLVRTGSGRQALHHLARDRYVVIDPDGLVRADATSIDAAASFTVEPVSDGAREAAALARDADVAVVVLGNHPMVCGRETEDRTDLALPEAQETLLRAVYAANPRTVLVLTSSYPYAVDWADRHVPAIVWSSHGGQEHGTGLAEVLCGDADPGGRLTQTWYRSAADLPDLLDYDIIASDATYLYFRGEPLYPFGHGLSFSTFEYRDLVLSADEVAADGEVEVSVTVRNTGTRHGTEVVQLYTRQRHSRVKQPLRQLRGFGKIRLAPGTETTVRLRLAAADLATWDVTQDRLVVEDARHTVAVGRSSADLLATATLVVRGEQIGPRDPMAGPLWAADNDDYAGMVPTDQAGGRATVVAAEDGGWLAFADVDFGCGPTAVTARVAHHATDAQSSGSTVTLRLDDPLVGPVAGTLPVPATGGRHDWAEVRAELHGVSGIRDLYLLFSTAGATVSYLSFAGAIGSGPVADKGGPVADKGGPVADKDGGA
- a CDS encoding ROK family transcriptional regulator — encoded protein: MQSGPQPADLTDVRATNLAVVLRYVRVHAPCSRADIAAATGLNKATVSSLVADLIDRRLVRETGLTEHRIGRPATMLVIDGDAYAAIGIEISADHLTAVALDLAGGEVLSWQRAFTGLAATPGRAASTVAALASRAAARVVRQGRQVLGLTVGVPGLVDHDGRVSRCPELGWSDVDLRADLQRALRNPDYEVVVDNDAQLAALAEQRHGQHAGTANLVHLTGGAGIGAGLVVDGRLLHGARGFTGEIGHLQLDPAGPPCRCGANGCLEALAGIPALIRRVLPDAEADGPVTDFAPEIDRVRAAARAEDPATLTALAEIGRHLGTGVSILANLINPEVVLLGGYFVPLAPWLLPAAQAQLAARTVAPQAGGTQLTASTLAGGAAAIGGAARAIAAIDDGRMPSPTNKAAD